A portion of the Glycine max cultivar Williams 82 chromosome 10, Glycine_max_v4.0, whole genome shotgun sequence genome contains these proteins:
- the LOC100527292 gene encoding peroxisomal membrane protein PMP22-like, translating to MSDEVNSVFKKYLNQLQLHPLRTKAITAAFLAGFSDAVAQKLSGAKKLQLRRVLLFMLYGFAYSGPFGHFLHKLMDKIFKGEKGNDTVAKKVILEQITSSPWNNFLFMMYYGLVIEGRPWSTVINKVKKDYPSVQLTAWKFWPIVGWVNYQYMPLQLRVVFHSSVAACWAIFLNLKARSVAIKAA from the exons ATGTCTGACGAAGTCAACAGCGTTTTCAAGAAATATCTCAACCAGCTTCAGCTTCATCCTCTCAGAACCAAG GCGATTACTGCGGCATTTTTGGCTGGTTTTAGTGATGCAGTGGCACAGAAGTTATCTGGGGCCAAGAAACTTCAGTTGAGAAGGGTACTTCTTTTCATG CTCTATGGTTTCGCCTACTCTGGGCCCTTTGGACATTTTCTCCACAAATTgatggataaaatatttaagggGGAGAAAGGCAATGACACTGTTGCTAAGAAG GTGATCCTTGAACAGATAACCAGTTCCCCATGGAACAACTTTTTGTTCATGATGTACTATGGCTTGGTTATAGAAG GAAGACCTTGGAGTACAGTCATAAACAAAGTTAAAAAGGATTACCCTTCTGTTCAGTTGACTGCATGGAAG TTTTGGCCTATAGTTGGTTGGGTGAATTACCAGTATATGCCTCTGCAGCTCCGTGTTGTATTTCACAGCTCTGTTGCTGCTTGCTG GGCAATCTTTCTGAATCTGAAAGCAAGGTCTGTTGCAATTAAGGCTGCCTAG
- the LOC100788942 gene encoding uncharacterized protein codes for MMSQHSRRRLPRGNPRKAKRDEVDKQAAPKAAEPAPSSNRLLAGYLAHEFLTRGTLLGQKFELDLDRAGLAGSSSAEASAVEARPCVVKEHHSYEVLANLLKRKETHIKGIVNPTQLSNWINK; via the coding sequence ATGATGAGTCAGCATTCCCGTAGGAGGCTGCCACGTGGCAATCCAAGAAAGGCCAAGCGTGACGAAGTTGACAAGCAGGCTGCGCCCAAAGCCGCCGAGCCGGCACCATCCTCGAATCGGCTTCTAGCCGGCTATCTTGCGCACGAGTTCTTAACCAGAGGAACTCTGTTGGGTCAGAAGTTTGAGCTGGACTTGGACCGAGCCGGCTTGGCTGGGTCCAGCTCAGCAGAAGCTTCAGCCGTGGAGGCGAGACCCTGTGTGGTGAAGGAGCACCATAGTTACGAGGTGCTGGCAAATCTTTTGAAGAGAAAGGAGACCCACATAAAGGGAATTGTGAACCCCACACAGCTTTCCAACTGGATTAACAAGTGA